Proteins from a single region of Sinorhizobium alkalisoli:
- a CDS encoding type I polyketide synthase: protein MTVEIIGRACLAPGAQSPEALFEILRQGMCTVSRVPEDRWDLARFWHPSMGTQGKTYTFAAGVLDRIYDFDPAVFGMSQREAMYMDPQQRVLLQLAWRALEDANISVASLHGENVGVYVGASSLDHANLTVEDPAAAGPYFMTGNTLSIVSNRISHVFGLSGPSMTVDTACSSSLVALDQAMRALNAGEIDTAIVGGVNVLAHPLPFVGFAQARMLSPEGLCRAYDNDGAGYVRAEGGVVFILRRSDRARRERDRSYAKIVATGVNSAGRTNGISLPSREAQANLLRSIYEGNGIDANQVAFVEGHGTGTKVGDPAEVWSIGTVIGAKRSAPVPIGSIKSNIGHTEPASGLFGMMKAVLALEHNYLPASLHFDTPNEHIDFDGLNVRVTANPIELLKGKRTRLAGVNSFGFGGANAHVVIGDPDVQPEQKPAAAPSGHVFLASAHTQSSLELLLKDYKAAFAGASKEKARAIIAASGANRTHMRHRFVARSDSPEDIARAIASHLDKPGSDIGEIGEAPVKNAPIAFVFSGNGSQWAGMGVEAFRENLHFRQSFTSISALFRFHADIALTDLLTDPALDKKLPDTKVAQPLLFAIQAALSDSLVAMGIKPAAVFGHSVGEIAAAYAAGALSLVDAVAIVAKRSLHQDGLAGHGTMAAVMLGEEAAEAFAQARGLNALCVAAVNAHNSVTISGPAHEVTAFRDAARKAKIPVQILDINYPFHHPIIDQAKEAFLADIPDIAPRRTELTYLSTVTGGALDGTELDPEYWWKNVREPVRFQAAAEAALELGCRLFVEISPRPILSSYVKETVKQAALPATVVPTLLRDAGEPGHDPISASMARAVAHGATVDRPRVYGRRDAFVELPCLPFEPVELRPQATSDATDLFGRSGKPYRLSGWRADPNSGSWKNHIDAHLYPDLAEHVVDGKAILPGSGFIEVAISAAQQYYGSDEVEITNLEIVRPLELSDSRIMELSTVLSPETGDIEIRSRERLSEDDWTVHAVARSRKPIPGANAGCPSFAGVAKTGIVTPAKAYETARQFGLDYGPRFQLLAEAVAYGDRLIDVELKAPAKPGHPFVSYALNPISIDATFHGLVALFDRFTGDRGGAPYIPVRFGSVRVVNSGRTIARATIEIERVSANSIKARFHFFDEQGAAVARFDDCRFRRTYLRKHKTLGDLSFHYEAVLSEAALPGRKPLLSMPARLTEQDGAASGVDNATLLFNAAIYRACQEIALKLANGKGLIASDALPGDRAFQCFLTSCLYALEDAGLCEHQNDHWQVSTEFTLPTVEEILGELYGERPDRAVEAVLINNAYREALSRLDALLSARFGGEALAFNGAFISEATLDHQAVHSPASRSRMEQVLAAVDRALAGQPKGSRLGIVEFGSVSVGFTRRLAELALWHGARLSVVEPRDNAQRNLEIAFEQDAHVRILEKSEFSALGPFDLAVSASDSLYELIEEESGVRNALGSMLRENGALVASVSAPSIFRDFALGLCDGWFARSQTAEFPIGKLAAVPHWQKCLSDLKLREVRIAEREWPHGNAILIEARGAAGQPAQGPVSGAIPYLLLETAGSRPAAVPADAMRISLGGDMATDTVKLRGAFAAFGERPVRAVLLSPATGPAGDDDSALLQTQVLALSAFAEALRQHVGEGSGDERPRLVLVAPGGAPVSAPTNSGVNSGLWTFVRVLENEYEFLDVHSLDFSDKIEAGAEAMIASALPLLTIEGSNREWLLDRSSGLFSEIRAVPGPVGKSEGKTRSFAAATIRQRVSSQVGSIAWEETDVPRAGPGEIVVAVAATGLNFRDVMWAMGLLPEEALEDGFAGATIGMELSGHVVEIGEGVDDLVVGDAVMAIASSAFSTHAVVSRAGVAKLPRTINPVAAATLPVAFLTAYYAMVELGRVRPGETILIHGAAGGVGLAALQVAKLNGATVIATAGTREKRRFLKMLGADHVFDSRSLGFVNDIRAVTGGEGVDLVLNSLFAEAMEQSLALVKPFGRFLELGKRDYYADSKIGLRPFRRNISYFGIDADQLLVNQPGLTKRIFVEIGALFDEGKLTPLPYRAFDFDEIGNAFRLMQNAGHIGKIVVLPPVTGRHEITARPNAGMNVDPDGMHLVVGGIGGFGLMAANWLVEKGARKIALCSRRGQPDAETTAMLSRWEKAGVCASLHACDVTDAAAVETLLSTLRGQAPLRSVVHAAMVLDDALISNLNRERNRVVIDTKAKGAAILDRLTRGDQLDNFLLFSSATTLVGNPGQANYVAANGYLEGLARTRRAEGLAGLAVGFGAIADAGYLTQNADVNDLLAKRIGKTALKAQMALDMVASHIAADTGTIDAGVVMISEIDWAAARNLPIARNALFEVVLRSADQHVSGAEGTTMDLVAMIEGKSPQEAEDILFDLVAGEIAAILRVSKDTVTRGKILKEIGLDSLMAVELGISFQQNTGFDMPLSGVADHTTVGDVARKLYEKVSKRDLGDEGEGADDKLVTELTQRHVGATTAPRALADAQRSI from the coding sequence GGCCCATCCGCTCCCCTTCGTCGGCTTCGCACAGGCGCGCATGCTTTCTCCCGAAGGTCTCTGCCGGGCCTATGACAATGATGGCGCCGGCTATGTGCGCGCCGAAGGCGGCGTCGTCTTCATCCTGCGCCGTTCGGACCGGGCCCGACGGGAGCGGGACAGGAGCTATGCGAAGATCGTCGCGACCGGCGTCAACTCCGCCGGCCGCACAAACGGTATTTCGCTGCCGTCGCGCGAGGCGCAGGCAAACCTGCTCAGGTCCATCTACGAGGGCAACGGCATCGATGCCAATCAGGTGGCCTTCGTCGAGGGACATGGGACGGGCACCAAGGTCGGAGATCCGGCGGAAGTCTGGTCCATCGGCACGGTCATCGGCGCCAAGCGCAGTGCCCCGGTACCGATCGGCTCGATCAAGTCGAATATCGGCCATACCGAACCGGCGTCAGGTCTCTTTGGCATGATGAAGGCCGTCCTTGCGCTCGAACACAATTATCTGCCGGCGTCGCTGCACTTCGACACTCCGAACGAGCACATTGATTTCGATGGGCTCAATGTTCGCGTTACGGCCAATCCGATCGAGCTTCTGAAGGGCAAGCGTACGCGCCTCGCGGGGGTCAATTCCTTTGGATTTGGCGGTGCCAACGCGCATGTCGTCATCGGCGATCCGGACGTGCAGCCTGAGCAAAAACCTGCGGCCGCGCCCTCCGGGCATGTGTTTCTCGCGAGCGCTCACACGCAGTCGAGCCTGGAATTGTTGCTCAAGGATTACAAGGCCGCGTTCGCCGGCGCCTCGAAGGAGAAGGCGCGCGCGATCATCGCCGCCTCGGGCGCGAACCGCACCCATATGCGCCACCGTTTCGTTGCGCGCAGTGACAGTCCCGAAGACATCGCCAGGGCCATTGCCAGCCATCTCGACAAGCCGGGTTCCGATATCGGCGAAATCGGCGAGGCACCGGTGAAGAATGCGCCGATCGCCTTCGTTTTCTCCGGCAACGGCTCGCAATGGGCCGGCATGGGCGTAGAGGCCTTCCGGGAGAACCTGCACTTCCGGCAATCCTTCACGTCCATCAGTGCCCTCTTCCGATTCCATGCCGACATCGCGCTGACGGACTTGCTGACGGATCCGGCGCTCGACAAGAAGCTCCCTGATACGAAAGTCGCACAGCCGCTGCTCTTCGCAATCCAGGCGGCCCTTTCCGACTCGCTCGTGGCGATGGGTATCAAACCGGCCGCCGTGTTCGGCCACTCGGTCGGCGAGATCGCCGCCGCTTACGCAGCCGGCGCGCTGTCGCTCGTCGACGCCGTGGCGATCGTGGCCAAGCGATCGCTGCACCAGGACGGGCTTGCGGGCCACGGCACGATGGCCGCCGTGATGCTTGGCGAGGAAGCGGCCGAAGCCTTCGCCCAGGCGCGTGGGCTGAACGCGCTCTGCGTCGCCGCAGTCAACGCGCATAATTCGGTCACGATCTCCGGACCGGCGCACGAGGTTACCGCTTTCCGCGACGCCGCGCGCAAGGCGAAGATCCCGGTCCAGATCCTGGACATCAACTATCCGTTCCACCATCCGATCATTGATCAGGCCAAAGAAGCCTTCCTGGCCGATATACCGGACATTGCCCCGCGCCGCACGGAGCTGACCTACTTGTCGACGGTCACCGGCGGCGCCCTCGACGGCACCGAACTCGACCCGGAATACTGGTGGAAGAACGTCCGCGAACCGGTCCGCTTCCAGGCGGCGGCCGAAGCCGCGCTCGAGCTCGGCTGCCGTCTGTTCGTCGAAATTTCCCCCCGCCCAATCCTCTCCTCCTATGTCAAGGAAACCGTGAAGCAGGCGGCGCTTCCGGCAACGGTGGTGCCGACCTTGCTGCGCGATGCGGGAGAGCCGGGACACGACCCGATCTCCGCCTCTATGGCCCGCGCCGTCGCGCACGGCGCCACCGTCGACCGGCCCCGCGTCTACGGCAGGCGGGATGCCTTCGTCGAATTGCCTTGCCTGCCTTTCGAGCCGGTGGAACTGCGCCCACAAGCGACCAGCGACGCGACGGACCTCTTCGGCCGCTCCGGCAAACCATACCGCTTGTCCGGCTGGCGCGCCGACCCGAACAGCGGCAGCTGGAAAAACCACATCGATGCGCATCTCTATCCGGATCTCGCCGAACACGTCGTAGACGGCAAGGCCATCCTGCCGGGCAGCGGATTCATCGAAGTGGCGATCTCGGCTGCGCAGCAATATTACGGCAGTGACGAGGTCGAGATCACCAATCTGGAGATCGTCCGACCGCTCGAACTCAGCGACAGCCGCATCATGGAACTCTCGACGGTCCTGTCGCCGGAGACCGGCGACATCGAAATCCGCTCGCGCGAGCGCCTGTCGGAGGACGATTGGACGGTGCATGCCGTCGCCAGGAGCCGCAAGCCCATACCGGGCGCAAATGCGGGCTGTCCGTCCTTCGCGGGCGTGGCAAAAACAGGAATCGTAACGCCGGCAAAAGCCTATGAAACGGCAAGACAGTTCGGACTCGACTACGGCCCGCGCTTCCAGTTGCTCGCTGAGGCCGTCGCCTATGGCGACCGGCTGATCGACGTGGAACTGAAGGCACCGGCAAAGCCGGGCCATCCGTTTGTCAGCTATGCGCTCAATCCGATCTCCATCGATGCGACCTTCCATGGCCTGGTGGCGCTCTTCGACCGCTTCACCGGTGACAGGGGCGGCGCGCCTTACATCCCGGTGCGCTTCGGCTCGGTGCGCGTTGTCAATTCGGGTCGGACGATCGCCCGTGCAACGATCGAAATCGAGCGCGTCAGCGCCAATTCGATCAAGGCGCGGTTCCACTTCTTCGACGAGCAGGGCGCGGCGGTCGCGCGTTTCGACGACTGCCGTTTCCGGCGCACCTATCTGCGCAAGCATAAGACGCTCGGCGACCTCTCCTTTCACTACGAGGCGGTGCTGTCCGAGGCAGCACTTCCGGGCAGGAAGCCCCTCCTGTCGATGCCGGCAAGGCTGACGGAGCAGGATGGCGCCGCAAGCGGCGTCGACAATGCGACGCTGCTCTTCAATGCCGCCATCTATCGCGCCTGCCAGGAGATTGCTCTGAAGCTTGCGAACGGTAAGGGCCTGATCGCGAGCGATGCACTGCCTGGGGACCGTGCGTTCCAATGCTTTCTCACGAGTTGCCTTTATGCTCTCGAAGATGCAGGGCTCTGCGAACACCAGAACGATCACTGGCAGGTCTCCACGGAGTTCACCCTTCCGACGGTTGAGGAGATCCTCGGCGAGCTTTACGGCGAGCGCCCGGATCGTGCCGTCGAAGCGGTTCTGATCAACAATGCTTATCGGGAGGCGCTCAGCCGCCTCGACGCACTGCTCTCCGCGCGGTTCGGCGGCGAAGCCTTGGCCTTCAACGGAGCCTTCATCAGCGAGGCGACGCTCGACCATCAGGCCGTTCATTCTCCGGCAAGCCGGTCGCGCATGGAGCAAGTCCTCGCTGCGGTGGACCGTGCCCTGGCCGGGCAGCCGAAGGGCAGCCGCTTGGGCATCGTCGAATTCGGCAGCGTTTCCGTCGGCTTCACGCGTCGGCTCGCGGAGCTCGCGCTCTGGCACGGAGCACGCCTTTCCGTCGTCGAGCCGCGCGACAACGCCCAACGCAATCTCGAGATCGCCTTCGAGCAGGACGCACATGTGCGGATACTCGAGAAGAGTGAATTTTCCGCCCTTGGTCCCTTCGATCTGGCCGTGAGCGCCTCCGACAGCCTTTATGAGCTGATCGAGGAGGAGAGCGGCGTGCGCAACGCGCTCGGGTCGATGCTGCGGGAGAACGGTGCCCTGGTCGCATCCGTCAGCGCGCCGTCGATCTTCCGCGACTTTGCGCTCGGCCTCTGCGATGGCTGGTTCGCGCGCAGCCAGACGGCGGAGTTCCCGATCGGCAAGCTTGCCGCCGTACCGCATTGGCAGAAATGCCTCAGCGATCTCAAACTGCGTGAGGTCAGGATCGCCGAGCGCGAATGGCCGCACGGCAACGCCATCCTTATCGAAGCCCGCGGGGCGGCAGGCCAGCCGGCGCAAGGACCTGTCTCCGGCGCCATCCCCTATCTGCTACTCGAAACTGCAGGGAGCCGACCGGCAGCGGTGCCCGCAGATGCGATGCGCATTTCGCTTGGGGGCGACATGGCGACGGACACGGTCAAGCTTCGCGGCGCCTTCGCTGCCTTTGGAGAAAGGCCGGTTCGCGCAGTGCTCCTCTCGCCGGCCACCGGTCCTGCCGGCGACGACGATTCCGCCTTGTTGCAGACGCAGGTGTTGGCGCTCAGCGCTTTCGCCGAAGCCCTGCGCCAGCACGTCGGAGAGGGCAGCGGGGACGAGCGTCCCCGCCTCGTGCTCGTTGCACCGGGAGGCGCGCCGGTTTCCGCCCCGACAAACTCCGGCGTGAATTCAGGTCTGTGGACCTTCGTCCGCGTGCTCGAGAATGAATACGAGTTTCTCGACGTCCATTCGCTCGATTTCAGCGACAAGATCGAAGCGGGGGCGGAAGCGATGATCGCCTCCGCACTGCCGCTCCTGACAATCGAAGGCTCCAATCGCGAGTGGCTGCTCGATCGCAGCTCGGGCCTCTTCTCCGAGATCCGGGCAGTGCCCGGCCCCGTCGGCAAGAGCGAAGGTAAAACGCGCAGCTTCGCTGCGGCGACCATTCGCCAGCGCGTCAGTTCCCAGGTCGGCAGCATCGCCTGGGAGGAGACCGACGTGCCGCGGGCCGGACCGGGAGAGATCGTCGTTGCGGTCGCCGCGACAGGCCTCAATTTCCGCGACGTCATGTGGGCCATGGGCCTCCTGCCCGAGGAAGCGCTCGAAGACGGCTTTGCCGGAGCGACGATCGGCATGGAGCTGTCCGGCCATGTGGTCGAGATCGGCGAAGGTGTCGACGACCTCGTCGTCGGCGACGCCGTGATGGCGATCGCCTCCTCCGCCTTCTCGACCCACGCGGTCGTCTCGCGCGCCGGCGTTGCCAAACTGCCGCGAACAATCAACCCGGTGGCAGCCGCCACCCTGCCCGTCGCCTTTCTTACGGCCTATTACGCCATGGTTGAGCTCGGCCGCGTCCGGCCGGGAGAAACGATCCTCATCCACGGCGCCGCCGGCGGTGTCGGCCTTGCCGCACTCCAGGTGGCGAAACTAAACGGGGCGACGGTCATCGCGACGGCCGGAACCCGGGAAAAGCGGCGCTTCCTGAAGATGCTCGGCGCCGATCACGTCTTCGATTCCCGCTCGCTCGGCTTCGTCAACGATATCCGGGCCGTAACCGGCGGCGAAGGCGTGGACCTCGTGCTCAACTCGCTCTTCGCCGAGGCGATGGAGCAGAGCCTCGCGCTCGTCAAGCCCTTCGGCCGCTTCCTCGAACTCGGTAAGCGCGACTACTATGCCGACAGCAAGATCGGCCTGAGACCGTTCCGGCGCAATATCAGCTATTTCGGCATCGATGCGGATCAGCTTCTCGTCAACCAGCCCGGCTTGACAAAGCGCATCTTCGTGGAAATCGGCGCGCTCTTCGATGAAGGAAAGCTAACGCCGCTTCCCTACCGCGCCTTCGACTTCGATGAGATCGGCAATGCCTTCCGGCTGATGCAGAATGCCGGTCATATCGGCAAGATCGTGGTGCTGCCCCCGGTAACCGGCAGGCATGAGATTACGGCGAGGCCGAACGCGGGCATGAACGTCGATCCGGACGGCATGCATCTCGTCGTCGGCGGCATCGGCGGCTTCGGCCTCATGGCGGCCAATTGGCTGGTCGAGAAAGGCGCGCGCAAGATCGCCCTTTGCTCCCGACGCGGCCAGCCCGACGCGGAGACCACGGCGATGCTGTCGCGCTGGGAGAAAGCCGGCGTGTGCGCCTCGCTTCACGCCTGCGACGTGACCGACGCCGCAGCCGTCGAAACGCTGCTTTCCACGCTTCGGGGGCAAGCACCGTTGCGCAGCGTCGTGCATGCCGCGATGGTGCTCGACGACGCGCTGATCAGCAATCTCAACCGCGAACGCAACCGGGTCGTGATCGACACCAAGGCTAAGGGCGCGGCGATCCTCGACCGGCTGACGCGCGGAGACCAGCTTGACAATTTCCTCCTGTTCTCCTCGGCTACCACATTAGTCGGCAATCCGGGCCAGGCGAACTATGTCGCGGCCAACGGCTATCTCGAAGGTCTGGCCCGGACGCGACGTGCAGAAGGCCTGGCGGGCCTGGCGGTCGGCTTCGGCGCGATCGCGGATGCCGGCTATCTGACGCAGAACGCCGACGTCAACGACCTGCTCGCCAAGCGCATCGGCAAGACGGCGCTCAAGGCCCAGATGGCGCTCGACATGGTCGCAAGCCATATCGCCGCGGACACGGGAACCATCGACGCCGGCGTCGTCATGATTTCGGAGATCGACTGGGCGGCGGCGCGCAACCTGCCGATTGCCCGCAATGCGCTCTTCGAAGTGGTCCTGCGCAGTGCCGACCAGCACGTCTCCGGCGCCGAGGGCACCACGATGGACCTTGTCGCGATGATCGAGGGCAAGTCGCCACAGGAGGCGGAAGACATTCTGTTCGATCTGGTGGCGGGAGAAATCGCCGCGATCCTGCGTGTGTCGAAGGATACCGTGACGCGCGGCAAGATCCTCAAGGAGATCGGCCTCGACAGCCTGATGGCGGTGGAACTCGGCATCAGCTTCCAGCAGAACACCGGTTTCGACATGCCCTTGAGCGGCGTTGCCGACCATACGACTGTCGGCGATGTTGCGCGCAAGCTCTACGAAAAAGTGAGCAAGCGCGACCTGGGCGATGAAGGCGAAGGCGCCGACGACAAGCTCGTTACCGAGTTGACGCAACGCCATGTTGGAGCGACCACGGCGCCGCGTGCCCTGGCAGACGCGCAAAGGTCGATCTAA